The window AGCCTCTGGATGGCGTACAAGAAAAAGCTCGGCAGCCTTCTTGGGACCCATAGTATGACTACTTGAAGGGCCATTCCCAATCCGGTATAATTCTTTAATAGATTTCATTTATGTTAATCCTGTGTTTTGTTTTTTAATACCATTTCTTTTTCTTGAAAAACCTAAAACCTATAAATCCTACGATTATCATAATAATCCATGCGGTAAGGTAACCATATCTCCAGTCTAGCTCGGGCATAGATTTAAAGTTCATTCCCCATACTCCTACGAGAAAGGTTAGCGGAATGAATATAGTGGAAACAACTGTCAGTCGCTTCATAATATCGTTCATTCGTAAATCGTTGTTGGATATATAAAGATCGACCAATGAGGAGAGTGTTTCCCGACAGATTTCTATCGTTTGAAGCACAAACTGCAGATGGTCGTTGACATCATTAAAGAACAACCTGTTTGCTTTGTGAAGTAGCTCATTATCGCTGAGGAGTAATTTACTGTATTGATCCTTGAGTGGTAATACAGCCCGCTTCACGCGCATATACTGGCGGCGGCTTGTTTGAATTCTTATACCAATATCGCTGGCGGATGTAATAGTGAGCAGACGGGTTTCCATTTCTTCTAGCGAATCTTCCACAGAGGATATTGTGTTCCGATAATTAGCCATCACATCGTTTAAGA of the uncultured Bacteroides sp. genome contains:
- the corA gene encoding magnesium/cobalt transporter CorA: MKNNLLSEKLTYMGESNTPTHLHLCTYNETETHEFSGDKFDEIKDKIEENKISWLQIHGLQNTNLVREIGEFFNINFLVIQDILNPHHPTKIEEYDNHLVLVLKLFKLDKNDQLLKQQLCIIQGKNFVLSFFEDENSFFNDVITAIQNNILKIRNRESDYLLSVLLNDVMANYRNTISSVEDSLEEMETRLLTITSASDIGIRIQTSRRQYMRVKRAVLPLKDQYSKLLLSDNELLHKANRLFFNDVNDHLQFVLQTIEICRETLSSLVDLYISNNDLRMNDIMKRLTVVSTIFIPLTFLVGVWGMNFKSMPELDWRYGYLTAWIIMIIVGFIGFRFFKKKKWY